The following is a genomic window from Penaeus chinensis breed Huanghai No. 1 chromosome 7, ASM1920278v2, whole genome shotgun sequence.
TGCTGACGTTCCTGTCGCTGGAGTGATTCACTGTCAGTGattcaccgtgtgtgtgtgtgagcatacacaccacacacacacacacacacacacacacacacacacacacacacacatttatatatatatatatatatatatatatatatgtgtgtgtgtgtgtgtgtgtgtgtgtgtgtgtatttgtattatgtatgtaaccATGCATTCATGCACGTTTATAAGCGCACATCTCATACACTCTCCGCAAGCAAACAAGGCCGCGGAGATGACAACAATCAATTCCCCGGCAGAGTGACGAGCGTGTAAGCGGTCCGCGCCCCGCCGGCCCCGTCGTCATTTAGGGCGCTATTAATCAGGCCTTAATCGTGATATGCCGACGCACCTGCCCGTGGAGATGGGCCGGGAGTAATTATGTGAGCGGTAATAATAATTAGGCAATAATGTGGTCCGGTTGagtgggaggacggagggagaaggggagggggataggggaggagggtaggggaggaggagggacgagggaggaggagaaggaggaggagggagggggagatagaaggaggaggggaagagatgccCACCGGCGCTGCCTACTCGTTCCTCGATGTTATCGCCATGTAATTATGCCGTAATGGGGTAATTATGTCATGTTTACGTCTCGTTTTGCTTAGGCCTACCCTctatacctcttttttttttctcctgtgccCAAGCAAGTGGCGCGAACTCGACCTTCCCCGACTTTCTCGACCGTAAAGGGGAAATTGATAGATTACCTGATAAGGATTGAGATAGAATCGACCCGGGCACCATCGCCATTAAGCTGGGTATCTGGCGTGTTAATAGGTTGTATGGTTAATGAGTTTCATCGTTATCTTATCGTTAACGTTGTCGATTATCAATACTTTCCATGTTGGTGATGCTGTAAGATTTGTTTTGATGATGCTGGCagtaacaatatcatcatttaatatatcaacattataatcattagtatattAACCTTTAGCATTACTGCtttcattatgatcaatattgcaTCATTGGTTCATAATATGATTTAACAAACTCCGCACAGTGTCCGCTcctcaaaattatataaaatttaaacacAAATGCATTACTTTGAGTCTCAGTCAAGAtgtactctacacacacacatacacacacacacacacacacacacacacacacacacacacacacacacacacacacacgcatacacacacatatagctacatcgaccttccctctccgtctcttactTTCACTTGCCTCTATGTCTCTCTAGAAGGAAGAGCGGTTATTTTGTGcactctgttttcttgtttttcttttgttcattaCTGGTTTGGTTGTTGTTTGTCGAGAGCAGTTGCTGGTATCCATAGAGTGTCCGGTTTTGAGCTAAATGACCCGCAATCTCGCGAAGACGCACCCGCCCGTAGGTGAGCTGGTCTGTGAGCTGTTATCTTTAATAGCACTGGTTATCACTGCTATTTTCacgatttttattgtttattgctgttgctatcattCATGTTGttgattttgctgttatttttgttatcgttgttgttgctgttatcactattgatgttattactgtaCTTGTctttatcacacacgcacacacacacagacacacacacacacacacacacacacacacacacacacatacacgcgcgcgcgcgcggtcaaacaagaaaaaagtgtGCCCTTGATTTTGATTTTATAGTTTTTACTCGAAATATAGGTTTTACTCTGAAAATACTTGCTTAATAAAAGAACCATTTACCAGCGAATCTAGTAATCAGTGACagtattaacaatattttttccattgtattatgtacatacatttaaatgACAATAGCAAGTGattcatcaaaaatatatatccttctgGTTGACATCTGATATCAAGATGAAGTTGTTATTAATATAGCCCGGATACTGCGTACTGAGtgtgaaaaaaaatcaaccttaTTTTCTTAATAAATTTCATTCCGAATCGAACTGATACGAATCTTGTATCATGACGGAAAATCACAGAATCAATTGACATTTCTTTATCGATAAAACCACACACTGCTATCTCTTAATCACCTATTTCATCTTAGTGTGTATCTGCATAAAGGGACGCGCCTGTACTTTGAGCCTTCAAGGGATTTAGCTCGAAGTAAAATCAACTTGAAGCCCGTCGATGTGCGAGGAGGAAGTTGTAGGCTTTTCTGTGCTGTTTGGGTGAATTGTCTATTTCTTTTCAATGTCGATAGAAGGTAATGGTTATTGTGATCTTCCATGTTATATGGGGATactcatatataaaaacacacgcacacaaatacacaatatatatatatatatatatatatatatatatacatatacatatatataaatatatatatataaatttacatacatatatatatatatatatatatatatatatatatatatatatatatattgtatatttatatgtattcatctatttatctacccacacacatactatatatatatatgtatatatatgtatatgtatatatgtatatatatatacacatatacatacatatatatatacaaatatatacatatatatgtatatatatatatatatatatatataaatatatatatatatatatatttatatatagatatatgcatacattatatatatatatatatatatatatatatatatatatatatatacatacacacacacatatgtatatatatatatatatacatatatattacaagattttattaaaccaagaaaaaataagTGCAATGtatcaaagaagaaaaatcagTAATATAGTTTTCAATTTATGTTCGAATTGAAGGAATCCGCATTTATCTAAATTTTCCAGCTGAAAGATTGTGTAGTGTTGGAAGGTTTTGTgtgagatatataaacatatatatatatatatatatatatatatatatatatatatttacatatatgtatatagatatatatatatacttatatatacatatatatacaaatatatatatatatatatatatatatatatatatatatatatatatacttatatatacacacacacacacacatatatatatatatatatatatatatatatatatatatatatatatatgtatatatacttatatacacacacacatacacatacacatacatacacacacacacacacacacacacacacacacacacacacacatatatatatatacacatatatatatatatatatatatatatatatatatatatatatatatgtgtatatatatgtatatatatgtatatatatatgtatatatatatatatatatattaatttcgtaGACTGTATATCCTGTCCTTTTACTATGAAATTATTCATACAATAAATGATATTTCATAGTCTAGACTACTTTAATGTAAAATGACGAATGCATGAATTATATCGCTTTATTGACTGGttataacataaacaaaatctATAACTGGCTCGTATAGCAAACACATCGATAGGCTGTAGTATATAGCATCTAATAGCGAACAAATGTTCTGGTCATGCATCAGGCTGTCGAGGCGATCAGCGTCCCTCTACCACGGCCGCCACATGAGGTCAGAGCACGTGTCCATCGGCGTGGCACCCCCGAAGTCGTGGTGTGTGCCATCCAAGACGAGTCCCTCCTCCATAGGACTCCCGTGATCGGTGGAATCTGCCGTAGGAGTCTTGTACTGTTTGTCGAGGGAGTCCATGACCAGCGgcccttctctgctctctcctgcTTCGTGTTGGCTTCTCGCTAGACGTGGGTTAAGCGCGTCGTTGGCGTCCCTCGCCGGATTCATCGGTGGAAAGATCAAGGGCTTCGCTTCCTGATTAGGCTTCAGCTGGAGGGAAGGACGATTCTGGTCCCCCGTCTGCTCGTCTTCGGTCTCGCTGTGGCTCTCGTAGGCGGTGGTGGCAAAGCCCTCCTGCAGGAGAAGTGCCAGAGCGCCGTCAGGGAGCAGCGTCGGGATGAGAGCGAGGGACTGAGTATCGCCTCCTGACGTGGTCTGAGCCGAGGCTTTGGCCAAGTCGCTGTCCATCTCGCCCTCcgacttcttctcctcctcgccggGAGAGAGGATCTGAACCCGCTCCGACAGGTGCTTCAGCAGGCCCTCGCGGAAGGTTTCCGTGCCGCCCTCCTTGCAGTCGCCGAGCAGAGAATCCACCATGCTTATGCAGTGCTTATAACCCTTGAGGTATCCGCTCTCCGCGCCAGACTCCCCGGGGAGCTGTGGCGAGCTGCCACGCGTCCTGACACCCATGACGCTCTGCCAGTACCTCACCGTCAGCTCCAGAACGTCAGCCTTTTCCAGCTTGGCGGCCTTCCCCGTCTTCGCCTTCACCATCCGCTCCTCCTGCAGCAGGGCGGAGAGCTCGTCCAGGCAGCTGTTGATGCGGTCGCGACGCTTCTTCTCCATGATGGGCTTCCGGATCTGGGGGCGAAAGGGGCGTGAGACGGGCGGGGAATGTCGGGGAAGCTAATCACCGAAGTGGATGCGTTTCGGTTAATTAGTCGtccgaagaggaactcgtgaagagttcgaaagtTACGATATTGTTCCATTTCCTattgtggcacacacacacacacacacacacacacacacacacacacacacacacacacacacacacacacacacacaaacacacacatctctccctctctctaaatatatatatatatatatatatatatatatatatatatatatatatatataaatatatatatatatatataaatatattaatcttataaattgtaaatatacacatatatactctctaacacccacaaatatatataaatagatgtaataTCCATTTATCCTGGATAAGACGTTTAACTACATCCGGGTCGTGAAGAGGACTGGATGGCTTCAGTTCTAGACTGCTTATCTGGATTGTACCTAATCAGCCGTCAGCAGGGCATTGGAGATCAGTTAAGGGCATGGGTCAGTGGACCTGATCAAGTCCAACTGAATAACGGCAGAAATATCCATCCTACAAATAaaaacctttacacacacacacacgcacacacacacacacacacacacacacacacacacacacatatatatgtgtgtgtgtgtgtgtgtgtgtgtgtgtgtgtgtgtgtgtgtctatatgtatgtatatatcaatgtaattgtgcatatacattatatgtgtatgtatatatatatatatatatatatatatatatgcacacacaca
Proteins encoded in this region:
- the LOC125027240 gene encoding protein hairy-like translates to MGVPEAPYVKVKTPKPVTEGRRIRKPIMEKKRRDRINSCLDELSALLQEERMVKAKTGKAAKLEKADVLELTVRYWQSVMGVRTRGSSPQLPGESGAESGYLKGYKHCISMVDSLLGDCKEGGTETFREGLLKHLSERVQILSPGEEEKKSEGEMDSDLAKASAQTTSGGDTQSLALIPTLLPDGALALLLQEGFATTAYESHSETEDEQTGDQNRPSLQLKPNQEAKPLIFPPMNPARDANDALNPRLARSQHEAGESREGPLVMDSLDKQYKTPTADSTDHGSPMEEGLVLDGTHHDFGGATPMDTCSDLMWRPW